One window of Inquilinus sp. Marseille-Q2685 genomic DNA carries:
- a CDS encoding LysR family transcriptional regulator, whose amino-acid sequence MKASGTNDLRAFVAVAEQGSFSKAAERLGLSPSSLSQIIRALEERLGVRLLQRTTRSVALTEAGERLLLRIRPALDELDAALRDVGHFRDRPAGLVRVRCLRLAFRTYVERILAAFHDAYPEITLDILVDDAIVDLVAGGFDVGFTLGEVLEKDMVGVKLGAEIRQIAVAAPSYISRHGRPATPKDLHGHNCIRWRWPGRSLPYNWEFFSNGTWVEVEVDGSLIVSEQQMAIDAAVEGIGIAFWVEHAVQPLIDEGKLVPLLQDHSAPFPGLYLCYPRQRQMAPALRAFIDFVKASAVTP is encoded by the coding sequence ATGAAAGCCAGCGGGACCAACGATCTTCGTGCCTTCGTGGCGGTTGCCGAGCAGGGCAGCTTCTCGAAGGCGGCCGAGAGGCTCGGGCTGTCGCCGTCATCGCTCAGCCAGATCATCCGCGCGTTGGAGGAACGCCTCGGCGTCCGCCTGCTGCAGCGCACGACCCGCAGCGTGGCGCTGACCGAGGCCGGTGAACGGCTGCTGCTGCGCATCCGGCCTGCGCTCGATGAGCTCGACGCCGCCCTGCGGGATGTCGGCCATTTCCGTGACCGGCCGGCCGGCCTCGTGCGCGTGCGGTGCCTGAGGCTGGCGTTCCGAACCTATGTCGAGCGGATCCTCGCCGCGTTCCACGACGCCTATCCGGAGATCACGCTCGACATCCTGGTCGATGACGCCATCGTCGATCTTGTCGCCGGCGGCTTCGATGTCGGGTTCACGCTCGGCGAGGTGCTGGAGAAGGACATGGTCGGCGTGAAGCTCGGAGCCGAGATCCGGCAGATCGCGGTGGCCGCGCCGAGCTACATCTCCAGGCATGGCCGCCCGGCCACGCCCAAGGACCTGCATGGCCATAACTGCATCCGTTGGCGCTGGCCGGGACGCAGCCTGCCGTACAACTGGGAGTTCTTCAGCAACGGCACTTGGGTCGAGGTGGAGGTCGACGGGTCGCTGATCGTCAGCGAACAGCAGATGGCCATCGACGCGGCCGTCGAGGGGATCGGCATCGCCTTCTGGGTCGAGCATGCCGTACAGCCTTTGATCGACGAGGGGAAGCTGGTGCCGCTGCTGCAGGACCACTCGGCTCCGTTCCCGGGCCTCTATCTCTGCTATCCGCGGCAGCGCCAGATGGCTCCGGCGCTGCGGGCGTTCATCGACTTCGTCAAGGCGAGCGCCGTGACGCCGTGA
- a CDS encoding 2,4'-dihydroxyacetophenone dioxygenase family protein, which produces MPTDADTKRMPYQYPNPPEALRDIVVPHAVPQDERVWVPQAENVWFRPLCLNISSGYWMNLLRVRKAGVLSRHRHPGPVHGFVLKGSWRYLEHDWIATEGSYVFEPPGETHTLVVDEDVEEMITYFQVNGVMYYVDPWGKHTGYEDVFTKLDMCRKHYAEAGLGADYVDQFIR; this is translated from the coding sequence ATGCCAACCGACGCTGACACCAAGCGGATGCCCTACCAGTATCCGAACCCGCCCGAAGCGCTGCGGGATATCGTCGTGCCCCATGCCGTGCCGCAGGACGAGCGGGTCTGGGTGCCGCAGGCCGAGAACGTCTGGTTCCGGCCGCTCTGCCTCAACATCTCCAGCGGCTACTGGATGAACCTGCTGCGGGTGCGGAAGGCCGGGGTGCTCAGCCGCCACCGCCATCCCGGGCCGGTGCACGGCTTCGTGCTGAAGGGCAGCTGGCGCTACCTGGAGCACGACTGGATCGCCACCGAGGGCAGCTACGTCTTTGAGCCGCCGGGCGAGACCCACACCCTGGTGGTCGACGAGGACGTCGAGGAGATGATCACCTATTTCCAGGTCAACGGCGTCATGTACTACGTCGACCCCTGGGGCAAGCACACCGGCTACGAGGACGTGTTCACCAAGCTGGATATGTGCCGCAAGCACTACGCCGAAGCAGGTCTGGGCGCCGACTACGTCGATCAGTTCATCCGCTGA
- a CDS encoding SDR family NAD(P)-dependent oxidoreductase, with the protein MTFQPDLFAGRTALVTGGTQGIGAAIAAGLARLGATVTAAGLAPAAGAEAPQGATLAELDVTDAAAVEALVGGLGRLDILVNCAGVIRRGAEHDPAVFEQVLAINLTGTMRLCAAARPLLKQTKGCIVNTASMLSFFGGGLVPGYSASKGGVLQLTRSLAIAYAEDGIRVNAVAPGWIATPLTQALQDDPARSGAILARTPMGRWGRPEDVAQAVAFLCSPAAGFITGVALPVDGGYLVA; encoded by the coding sequence ATGACCTTCCAGCCCGACCTCTTCGCCGGCCGCACCGCGCTGGTCACCGGCGGCACCCAGGGCATCGGCGCCGCCATCGCGGCCGGGCTGGCGCGGCTGGGGGCGACCGTGACCGCCGCCGGCCTGGCCCCGGCCGCGGGCGCCGAGGCGCCGCAGGGCGCGACGCTGGCCGAGCTCGACGTCACCGACGCCGCGGCGGTCGAGGCGCTGGTCGGCGGGCTCGGCCGGCTCGACATCCTGGTCAACTGCGCCGGGGTGATCCGCCGCGGGGCGGAGCACGACCCGGCGGTGTTCGAGCAGGTGCTGGCGATCAACCTGACCGGCACGATGCGGCTCTGCGCCGCCGCCCGGCCGCTGCTGAAGCAGACGAAGGGCTGCATCGTCAACACCGCCTCGATGCTCAGCTTCTTCGGCGGCGGGCTGGTGCCGGGCTACAGCGCCAGCAAGGGCGGGGTGCTGCAGCTGACCAGGTCGCTGGCCATCGCCTATGCCGAGGACGGCATCCGGGTGAACGCAGTGGCGCCGGGCTGGATCGCCACGCCGCTGACCCAGGCGCTGCAGGACGACCCGGCGCGGTCCGGCGCCATCCTGGCCCGCACCCCGATGGGCCGATGGGGCCGGCCGGAGGACGTGGCCCAGGCCGTCGCCTTCCTGTGCAGCCCGGCCGCCGGCTTCATCACCGGCGTGGCGCTGCCGGTCGATGGCGGCTATCTCGTCGCCTGA
- a CDS encoding SDR family NAD(P)-dependent oxidoreductase, whose translation MNTSPATDVEGKIAIVTGAASGIGRAIAELLHARGAKVVAEDINPDVERLAGPGIVPLVADVSKEDSAQKAVALAVETFGRLDILVNNAARIMSKLVVDMTREDWDAIMSVNVTGAFLHSREAMKAMIPNRSGAIVNIASYAAYFAFPQIAAYTASKGALVQLTRTLALEAIEHGIRVNAVGSGDVVTNIWAGKMDNGSEFLADHGRKAPIGRAARAEEIAEVVAFLASDRASFMVGSVVMADGGMSVKIG comes from the coding sequence ATGAACACCTCCCCCGCGACCGATGTCGAAGGAAAGATCGCCATCGTGACCGGCGCCGCCAGCGGCATCGGACGCGCCATCGCGGAGCTTCTGCACGCCCGCGGCGCCAAGGTGGTGGCTGAAGACATCAATCCCGACGTCGAACGCCTCGCGGGGCCGGGCATCGTGCCGCTGGTGGCCGACGTCTCGAAGGAGGACAGCGCCCAAAAAGCCGTGGCGCTCGCTGTCGAGACGTTCGGCAGGCTCGACATCCTGGTCAACAACGCGGCGCGGATCATGAGCAAGCTCGTGGTCGACATGACGCGGGAGGACTGGGACGCGATCATGTCGGTGAACGTCACCGGTGCGTTCCTCCACTCGCGGGAGGCGATGAAGGCGATGATCCCGAACCGCAGCGGCGCGATCGTCAACATCGCCTCCTACGCAGCCTACTTCGCTTTCCCGCAGATCGCGGCCTACACCGCCTCGAAGGGCGCCCTGGTGCAGCTGACGCGCACCCTGGCCTTGGAGGCGATCGAGCACGGCATCCGTGTCAATGCGGTCGGCTCCGGCGACGTGGTCACCAACATCTGGGCCGGCAAGATGGACAACGGGTCGGAGTTCCTGGCCGATCACGGCCGCAAGGCCCCGATCGGCCGCGCGGCGCGAGCCGAGGAGATCGCCGAGGTCGTCGCCTTCCTGGCGTCGGACCGCGCCAGCTTCATGGTCGGCTCGGTGGTGATGGCCGATGGCGGGATGAGCGTGAAGATCGGCTGA
- a CDS encoding AAA family ATPase, with protein MLLEREGPLEALLAAARSAAAGVGRTVLLEGEAGIGKTSLLQEFADRAGGSCRVLWGWCEALFTPRPLGPLQDMARSLDPRVAALLDQASAPERLFPALLSALQAAEGTTVLVFEDVHWADNATLDLIKYLGRRISVLHTMMVLSARSDEVDADHPLTHVRGDLQPASVTRIRLEPLSPGAVAALAEQAGRAAADLHRITEGNPFFVSELLASREFELGQIPDSIRDAVWSRLSRLTAGEREVLDLMSIIPGSAEPGLIRALLGGEAEILADQCVARGLLRRDGKGALTFRHDLARQATLDRLSPSLQRSLHAKMDAAISRLLTAQASALLSRRMHHAAGAGDGARVLELAPQAAAQASRMGAHREAASHLATALTYVAQAPQALAAQLYEDWAYEAGLVLLVYDEIIEARHRAIAIWRDLGRIDKVALNLRWLSRLHWRRGEGEQAEHFANEAVREVEGMPPGPELAMAYSTRSQLHMLHYRFDEAVDWGLRAIALADRLGEIETRVHALNNVGTALLFAGRPGGRERLEEGLALALEHGFHDHAARAYTNFAEYAVVSKDFALAERLLAEGIAFCSRHDLDSAAQYLLGRQAQFRLEQGRFREAETIAQGVMSLERLPVVMHLPALTALGRVRVRLGQPDGPALLQQALEEGSPTGEPQRIIPVRLALTEAAWLAEDPDAGRAQLKALAAMGLDAFSPWDVGELAVWWRRCGMAEAPPAPGVRILEARSLELRGDPAAAAAEWTRLGLPYEAALSLMQVRGTDAGTALAGAVTMLEAIEARSAAALARKLAQRLGVAVQLPKARRGPYTAARHHPLGLTQNEQQVLALIAEGKSNKEIARSLSRSPRTIEHQVSAVLGKFSAANRMEVLLRLRGEPWLLSAAGARPSLET; from the coding sequence ATGCTGCTCGAGCGAGAGGGTCCACTGGAAGCCTTGCTGGCGGCCGCCCGAAGCGCTGCGGCGGGCGTCGGCCGCACCGTGCTGCTCGAAGGTGAGGCCGGCATCGGGAAGACGTCCCTGCTGCAGGAGTTCGCGGACCGTGCGGGCGGAAGCTGCCGGGTGCTGTGGGGCTGGTGCGAGGCGCTGTTCACGCCGCGCCCGCTCGGCCCCCTGCAGGACATGGCGCGGTCGCTCGACCCGCGCGTGGCGGCCCTGCTCGACCAGGCGTCGGCGCCCGAGCGGCTGTTTCCGGCACTGCTGAGCGCCCTCCAGGCCGCGGAGGGCACGACGGTGCTCGTCTTCGAGGACGTGCATTGGGCCGACAACGCGACGCTCGATCTCATCAAATACCTGGGCCGCCGCATCTCCGTCCTGCACACGATGATGGTGCTCAGCGCCCGCAGCGACGAGGTCGACGCCGACCATCCCCTGACGCATGTGCGTGGCGACCTGCAGCCGGCCTCGGTCACCCGCATCAGGCTCGAGCCGCTGTCTCCCGGAGCGGTCGCCGCGCTGGCGGAGCAGGCGGGCCGCGCCGCCGCGGATCTCCACCGCATCACCGAAGGCAACCCGTTCTTCGTCTCCGAGCTGCTGGCGAGCCGGGAGTTCGAGCTGGGTCAGATCCCGGATTCCATCCGCGACGCGGTGTGGTCCCGCCTGTCGCGCCTGACGGCCGGCGAGCGCGAGGTGCTGGACCTGATGAGCATCATTCCGGGAAGTGCCGAACCGGGGCTGATCCGGGCGCTACTCGGCGGCGAGGCCGAGATTCTGGCGGACCAGTGCGTGGCCCGCGGATTGCTGCGGCGGGACGGCAAGGGCGCCCTGACGTTCCGCCACGACCTGGCCCGGCAGGCGACGCTCGATCGGCTGTCACCAAGCCTGCAGCGGTCGCTCCATGCCAAGATGGACGCGGCGATATCGAGGCTCCTGACGGCCCAGGCGAGCGCCCTGCTCTCCCGCCGGATGCACCACGCCGCCGGGGCCGGCGACGGTGCGCGGGTGCTCGAGCTCGCGCCGCAGGCCGCCGCGCAGGCCTCGCGCATGGGCGCGCATCGCGAAGCGGCCTCGCACCTGGCCACGGCCCTCACCTATGTCGCGCAGGCGCCGCAGGCGCTGGCGGCCCAGCTCTACGAGGACTGGGCCTACGAGGCCGGGCTGGTGCTGCTGGTCTATGACGAGATCATCGAAGCGCGGCACCGCGCCATTGCGATCTGGCGCGACCTCGGGCGGATCGACAAGGTCGCCCTCAACCTGCGCTGGCTGTCACGGCTGCACTGGCGCCGCGGCGAAGGCGAGCAGGCGGAGCATTTCGCCAACGAGGCGGTGCGCGAGGTCGAAGGCATGCCGCCGGGGCCGGAACTGGCCATGGCCTACAGCACGCGCTCGCAGCTCCACATGCTGCACTATCGCTTCGACGAGGCCGTCGACTGGGGCCTGCGCGCGATCGCGCTGGCCGACCGGCTGGGCGAGATCGAGACGCGCGTCCACGCCCTGAACAATGTCGGCACCGCGCTTCTCTTCGCCGGCCGGCCGGGCGGCCGCGAGCGACTGGAGGAAGGCCTCGCGCTGGCGCTCGAGCACGGGTTCCACGACCATGCGGCGCGGGCCTACACCAACTTCGCCGAATATGCGGTGGTGTCGAAGGACTTCGCCCTGGCCGAACGGCTGCTGGCCGAAGGCATCGCCTTCTGCAGCCGGCACGACCTCGATTCGGCGGCCCAGTATCTGCTCGGCCGGCAGGCGCAGTTCCGCCTGGAGCAGGGCCGCTTCCGCGAGGCGGAGACCATCGCCCAGGGGGTCATGAGCCTGGAACGCCTGCCGGTGGTGATGCATCTGCCGGCCCTGACGGCGCTCGGCAGGGTGCGCGTGCGGCTGGGCCAGCCCGACGGCCCTGCCTTGCTGCAGCAGGCGCTCGAGGAAGGATCGCCGACCGGCGAGCCCCAGCGGATCATACCGGTCCGGCTGGCGCTGACCGAAGCCGCCTGGCTCGCCGAGGATCCCGACGCCGGCCGCGCACAGCTGAAGGCTCTCGCGGCGATGGGCCTCGACGCCTTCAGCCCCTGGGACGTCGGCGAGCTGGCGGTCTGGTGGCGACGATGCGGGATGGCGGAGGCGCCGCCGGCGCCCGGGGTGCGGATCCTCGAGGCGCGGTCGCTCGAGCTCCGCGGCGATCCGGCCGCGGCCGCGGCGGAATGGACACGGCTGGGCCTCCCCTACGAGGCGGCGCTCTCCCTGATGCAGGTCCGGGGCACCGATGCGGGGACGGCCTTGGCCGGCGCGGTGACCATGCTCGAGGCGATCGAGGCGCGGTCCGCGGCCGCGCTGGCACGAAAGCTCGCCCAGCGCCTGGGTGTCGCGGTCCAGCTGCCGAAGGCGCGTCGCGGACCCTATACGGCCGCCCGCCATCATCCGCTGGGCCTGACACAGAACGAGCAGCAGGTGCTGGCCCTGATCGCCGAGGGCAAGAGCAACAAGGAAATCGCCCGAAGCCTGTCGCGGTCGCCGCGCACGATCGAGCACCAGGTGTCGGCGGTGCTCGGCAAGTTCAGTGCCGCCAACCGGATGGAAGTCCTCCTGCGCCTGCGCGGCGAGCCGTGGCTGTTGTCGGCCGCCGGCGCGCGCCCATCCCTCGAAACTTAG
- a CDS encoding DUF1842 domain-containing protein, producing MSKATGTESVGLFHASYRIGESRPGGKLFTLDLVVDTPTKRINGLGRITQAVSPPLDIPTTLQGNYSQLPTLPPAPSLLLVVLTGYPPIHWPPHGGIGPVIPPNVELRMTLTPDWKSGTASYRYLDDKGQWHEVEAAPVTLIAPALAA from the coding sequence ATGAGCAAGGCTACAGGTACCGAGAGCGTTGGGCTGTTTCACGCCAGTTACCGGATCGGCGAGAGCCGGCCCGGCGGGAAGCTGTTCACCCTGGACCTCGTCGTCGACACGCCGACGAAGCGGATCAACGGCCTCGGCCGCATCACCCAGGCGGTGAGCCCGCCGCTCGACATCCCCACGACGCTCCAGGGGAACTACAGCCAGCTGCCGACGCTGCCGCCGGCGCCGTCCCTGCTGCTGGTGGTGCTGACCGGGTATCCGCCGATCCATTGGCCGCCCCATGGCGGGATCGGGCCGGTGATCCCGCCCAATGTCGAGCTGCGGATGACGCTGACGCCGGACTGGAAGTCGGGCACGGCCTCGTATCGCTATCTCGACGACAAGGGCCAGTGGCATGAGGTCGAGGCCGCGCCGGTGACCCTGATCGCACCGGCGCTGGCCGCCTGA
- a CDS encoding IclR family transcriptional regulator: MGQGGSAAVQGAAAFGKAMAVLQAVADAAEPVSVAQIARVTGHPRPTVHRIVAALQAEGMLAEVPRGGAFGLGPRLMALAARAWDRFELRLIAAEELAKLRDATGETVHLAVRSGPEMIYVDKLESPRAVRMASRIGTRVPLHSSSVGKAWLAALPPAEAAALLPKLELAPMTPQTLTTVAALAEEIERIRARGYAIDAEENEADIWCYGGAIAGAGGAIGCISVSIPKYRAAIDDPERYAGPLLACCRRIAALAADGVR, translated from the coding sequence ATGGGGCAGGGCGGTTCGGCGGCGGTGCAGGGGGCGGCGGCCTTCGGCAAGGCGATGGCGGTGCTGCAGGCCGTGGCCGATGCGGCCGAGCCGGTCTCCGTGGCGCAGATCGCCCGCGTCACCGGCCATCCGCGGCCGACCGTGCACCGCATCGTCGCGGCGCTCCAGGCCGAGGGCATGCTGGCCGAGGTGCCGCGCGGCGGCGCCTTCGGTCTCGGCCCGCGGCTGATGGCGCTGGCCGCCCGCGCCTGGGACCGGTTCGAGCTGCGCCTGATCGCGGCCGAGGAACTGGCGAAGCTGCGCGACGCGACCGGCGAGACCGTGCATCTCGCCGTCCGCAGCGGACCCGAGATGATCTATGTCGACAAGCTGGAGAGCCCGCGGGCGGTGCGCATGGCCTCGCGCATCGGCACCCGCGTGCCGCTGCATTCCAGCTCGGTCGGCAAGGCCTGGCTGGCGGCGCTGCCGCCGGCCGAGGCCGCGGCGCTGCTGCCGAAGCTCGAGCTCGCGCCGATGACGCCGCAGACCCTGACGACGGTCGCGGCGCTGGCCGAGGAGATCGAGCGCATCCGCGCCCGCGGCTATGCCATCGACGCCGAGGAGAACGAGGCCGACATCTGGTGCTATGGTGGCGCGATCGCCGGGGCGGGCGGGGCGATCGGCTGCATCAGCGTCAGCATCCCGAAATACCGCGCGGCCATCGACGACCCGGAGCGCTATGCCGGGCCGCTCCTGGCCTGCTGCCGGCGCATCGCCGCGCTGGCGGCCGACGGGGTGCGCTGA
- a CDS encoding MFS transporter, with protein MSSGKPPRIRRIQWVAVAFLTAAGIVNYLDRSTLSIANHDISAELGLSGTQMGLLLSAFSWAYAFSQLPVGAMLDRFGARIMLGAGMFFWSLAQLAGGLAQSLGQLIGTRAVLGVGEAPQFPAGAKVISEWFPMRERGMPTGVFIASSCIGPAIAPPILTAIMLAFGWRPMFVLMGVLGVIVAIGWYLIYRNRGETALTEAERSFLDDGRPAQARPRQSFADWAGLFANRTTWGMVFGFMGVIYMVWLYLTWLPGYLEHERGLSIARTGWVVAIPYLVGALGMLCSGKVADFLLARGVGAVASRKWPMAAGLIGGAVFTLPAAYTPSLTMAVVYISLAMFCINYASSTAWMLVSAAAPSRQVASLGSIQNFGGYFAGSFAPIITGFVLDRTGSFVDALLISAAVAAVAALALIVLVRNPIEDRAAAVPEGRPA; from the coding sequence ATGTCATCCGGCAAGCCGCCGCGGATCCGCCGGATCCAGTGGGTCGCCGTCGCCTTCCTGACCGCGGCCGGCATCGTCAACTATCTCGACCGCAGCACCCTCTCGATCGCCAACCACGACATCTCGGCCGAGCTCGGCCTGTCCGGCACGCAGATGGGGCTGCTGCTCTCCGCCTTCTCCTGGGCCTATGCCTTCTCGCAGCTGCCGGTCGGGGCGATGCTCGACCGTTTCGGCGCCCGCATCATGCTCGGCGCCGGCATGTTCTTCTGGTCGCTGGCCCAGCTGGCCGGCGGGCTGGCCCAGTCTCTGGGCCAGCTGATCGGCACCCGGGCGGTGCTGGGCGTCGGCGAGGCGCCGCAGTTTCCGGCCGGCGCCAAGGTGATCAGCGAATGGTTCCCGATGCGCGAACGCGGCATGCCGACCGGCGTCTTCATCGCCTCCTCCTGCATCGGCCCCGCCATCGCGCCGCCGATCCTGACCGCGATCATGCTGGCCTTCGGCTGGCGCCCGATGTTCGTCCTGATGGGCGTGCTCGGGGTGATCGTCGCCATCGGGTGGTACCTGATCTACCGCAACCGCGGCGAGACGGCCCTGACCGAGGCCGAGCGCTCCTTCCTCGACGACGGCCGCCCGGCCCAGGCCCGGCCGCGGCAGAGCTTTGCCGACTGGGCCGGGCTGTTCGCCAATCGCACCACCTGGGGCATGGTGTTCGGCTTCATGGGCGTGATCTACATGGTCTGGCTGTACCTGACCTGGCTGCCCGGCTATCTGGAGCATGAACGGGGCCTCAGCATCGCCCGCACCGGCTGGGTGGTGGCCATCCCCTATCTCGTCGGCGCGCTCGGCATGCTCTGCTCCGGCAAGGTGGCGGACTTCCTGCTGGCCCGCGGGGTCGGCGCGGTCGCCAGCCGCAAATGGCCGATGGCGGCGGGACTGATCGGCGGTGCGGTCTTCACCCTGCCGGCGGCCTATACGCCGAGCCTGACCATGGCCGTGGTCTACATCTCGCTGGCCATGTTCTGCATCAACTACGCCAGCTCCACCGCCTGGATGCTGGTCAGCGCCGCGGCGCCGTCGCGCCAGGTGGCGTCGCTCGGCAGCATCCAGAACTTCGGCGGCTACTTCGCCGGCTCCTTCGCGCCGATCATCACCGGCTTCGTGCTCGACCGGACCGGTTCCTTCGTCGACGCCCTGCTGATCAGCGCCGCCGTCGCCGCGGTCGCCGCCCTGGCGCTCATCGTGCTGGTGCGGAACCCGATCGAGGACCGGGCGGCGGCCGTCCCGGAGGGAAGACCCGCATGA
- a CDS encoding calcium-binding protein produces the protein MPGPVTPEFVVNTWNGAWQDNPDITTLANGNIVVIWDSLYLEDGLDVQYAAAQVFRPDGTPVGGEKILSDLALVANYARIEALEGGGFAAVWEGSPDSVLERADIYTAVYDDSGNRVSAIQKVNQPTDDYYFAPEIVSRPDGGYTVIWSREGMADGEPAFHGDNSFARSFSAAGAPIDAVFQLNQRTFGDQHDVRAVQLSNGNIVTVWESEYAGQSPYGTPSDLRARILGPDGRPVTAEFGLSPEANGPNEGFALTNTDISVAALTGGRFVATWVETVLEGRPDGDTAFRLYGRIFSADGRPEAATFQINTFDGEIPDHSSVVGLAGGGFAVVWDQWGPDELPLPDRHFNEVFGQYFFEDGRKVGGNFLVNQSFVGNQEWPSVTALETGGFFVAYESEGLDGDDDGIGGRVYSGVTVATLTGSAAADLLQGGAGGERIRGLGGNDRLVGNGGDDIVTGDAGNDALRGGAGADWLDGGAGFDTASYADSSVGVTVNLAAGTGSSGTAFGDRLVSIEAITGSAHADALTGSAAANVFSGGAGADVFNGGAGFDTASYADSSTGVTVNLATGTGSSGTAFGDRLVSIEAVTGSAHADAIAGSSAANTLSGGAGNDALRGAGGKDLLTGGSGADRFVFAAAGDSATGMANADRITDFSHAQADRIDLSQIDANGSGIAGNGSFSFIGTAAYTGVAGQLRYVLSGSDAVIAGDVNGDKVSDFNIVLSNVGSPQAADFVL, from the coding sequence ATGCCGGGACCCGTCACACCCGAATTCGTCGTCAACACCTGGAACGGCGCGTGGCAGGACAACCCGGACATCACGACGCTCGCGAACGGCAACATCGTCGTCATCTGGGATTCGCTGTACCTGGAGGACGGCCTGGACGTCCAATACGCCGCGGCCCAGGTCTTCCGCCCCGACGGCACGCCGGTCGGGGGCGAGAAGATCCTGTCGGACCTCGCCCTCGTCGCCAACTACGCCCGGATCGAGGCGCTCGAGGGCGGCGGCTTCGCGGCGGTGTGGGAAGGGAGTCCCGATTCGGTCCTGGAACGGGCCGACATCTACACCGCCGTCTATGACGACAGCGGCAACCGCGTCAGCGCGATCCAGAAGGTCAACCAGCCCACCGACGACTATTACTTCGCTCCCGAGATCGTCTCCCGCCCGGATGGCGGCTACACCGTCATCTGGTCGCGGGAAGGCATGGCCGACGGCGAACCGGCGTTTCATGGTGACAACTCCTTCGCCAGGAGCTTCTCGGCGGCCGGCGCGCCGATCGACGCCGTCTTCCAGCTCAACCAGCGGACCTTCGGCGACCAGCACGATGTGCGCGCGGTGCAGCTCTCCAACGGCAACATCGTCACGGTCTGGGAAAGCGAGTATGCCGGCCAGAGTCCGTACGGCACCCCCTCGGATCTGCGCGCGCGCATCCTCGGCCCCGACGGGCGGCCGGTCACGGCGGAGTTCGGCCTGTCCCCCGAGGCGAACGGCCCCAATGAGGGCTTCGCGCTCACCAACACGGACATCTCGGTCGCGGCGCTCACCGGCGGCCGCTTCGTCGCCACCTGGGTGGAGACGGTTCTCGAGGGCCGGCCGGATGGCGACACCGCCTTCCGGCTCTACGGCCGGATCTTCTCGGCCGACGGACGGCCCGAGGCGGCGACGTTCCAGATCAACACCTTCGACGGCGAGATCCCGGACCATTCGAGCGTGGTCGGCCTGGCGGGCGGCGGCTTTGCCGTGGTCTGGGACCAGTGGGGCCCGGACGAATTGCCGCTTCCGGACCGGCACTTCAACGAGGTGTTCGGCCAGTACTTCTTCGAGGACGGGCGCAAGGTCGGCGGCAACTTCCTGGTCAACCAGTCCTTCGTCGGCAACCAGGAGTGGCCGTCGGTCACGGCGCTGGAGACCGGCGGGTTCTTCGTGGCCTATGAGAGCGAGGGTCTCGACGGCGACGACGACGGGATCGGTGGCCGCGTGTACTCCGGCGTCACCGTGGCGACGCTGACGGGCTCCGCCGCCGCCGACCTCCTGCAGGGCGGCGCCGGCGGCGAGCGCATCCGGGGCCTCGGCGGCAACGACCGGCTGGTCGGGAACGGCGGCGACGACATCGTGACGGGTGACGCCGGCAATGACGCGCTCCGCGGCGGCGCCGGGGCCGACTGGCTCGACGGCGGCGCCGGCTTCGACACCGCCAGCTACGCCGACAGCAGCGTGGGCGTGACGGTGAACCTCGCCGCCGGCACCGGCAGCAGCGGCACCGCCTTCGGCGACCGGCTGGTCTCGATCGAGGCGATCACCGGCTCCGCCCATGCCGACGCCTTGACCGGCAGCGCCGCTGCCAACGTCTTCTCCGGCGGGGCGGGGGCGGATGTCTTCAACGGCGGGGCCGGCTTCGATACCGCCAGCTATGCCGACAGCAGCACGGGCGTGACCGTGAACCTCGCCACCGGCACCGGCAGCAGCGGCACCGCCTTCGGCGACCGGCTGGTCTCGATCGAGGCCGTCACCGGCTCGGCCCATGCCGACGCCATCGCAGGCAGCAGTGCCGCCAACACGCTCAGCGGCGGGGCGGGCAACGACGCGCTCCGGGGAGCAGGCGGGAAAGACCTGCTGACCGGCGGCAGCGGCGCCGACCGCTTCGTCTTCGCCGCCGCCGGCGACAGCGCGACGGGGATGGCCAATGCCGACCGGATCACCGATTTCAGCCATGCCCAGGCAGACAGGATCGACCTGTCGCAGATCGACGCCAATGGCAGCGGGATCGCCGGGAACGGCAGCTTCAGCTTCATCGGCACCGCCGCCTATACCGGCGTGGCCGGACAGTTGCGATACGTCCTCTCCGGCAGCGACGCCGTGATCGCCGGCGACGTCAATGGCGACAAGGTCTCCGACTTCAACATCGTGCTCAGCAACGTCGGCAGCCCGCAGGCTGCCGACTTCGTGCTGTAG